From Rhopalosiphum padi isolate XX-2018 chromosome 2, ASM2088224v1, whole genome shotgun sequence:
CTGTTagtcatgaaaaataaataaaaaagtaccaactaaatataatgattaactgaaacaaaacaattgtaaatcatacacaaaaagtaaaaaaagttaTCTTTTCATAACTCATACGCGCGAATATGCGGGGAGACGGAGAgtgttattaaacaaaaaagtgTGTCCCatcagaattaaatatttttcatacttaacATTTCTGCAGCCAAAcataaatgtctataatatacctatactcgAATAgatattcacattttttttctcggtcgtatatttttgtgtatatattgtgtatccAAAGGAACTTATCATACTCGTTATGGAAAACATACAACTACTATCTACTGAGCTGTGTCTacctatatgaaaatattatgtattaaattgatGTTGTACGTTGTGCTTATGTCTAATTTGTTACAGATAGTTGGATCGTATATGTACGAGTTACGAGTATATTGGTATATAGAATAGACTTACGTCTAAAAATGAATTGACGTATACAACAGatgatatttcaaatttaaactggaccaattaatcaaaattgtgataatataattttttactagcAAGGTTGAGAATATTTTGTCATtggaatagttttaatttttaactatgagAAACGTTTTCTATCTTATACTTCGAAAATTCATaagaaacaatattaataaggtATAACTCCTGCTGTTTACCCCATAGTTGTATACTCattgtactaattatattacTCAAGGATGTGCAATTACCTTGTATTTGATTTAAACGTaaatatgttcataaaaaatatgcgACATTGGCACAGTGTTCTGTGCTACTTATTGACCAAATGGAATGTTATTTTCTTAATGGGTTTTACATAGGTCCCtgaatgatatttattatgttttgctATAAATCGCATTCAATCAATGAGTGAagtgaattttaaatacctactaaataaatattaaaaacgcatTCCTTGCTTCGtaactaaacaattattactCATTTATCTTTAAACTggcaaagtaaatatttaacggtaacaataatgtaaattgtaaattaaaaggTATATTTTACTTGACATAAATCTACAACTACTATAAGAATAAAACtcgtataatatagaaaaaataaatacgtaatataaaatacttggtacctaaataaaaatattaataaccctGAGATGTAttctgtaataaatataacgatgaatagctttaatattttgaaaatcgaataaaatatataatatattagtcgaTTATTGCCATTCAATATGGATCCATAGCTATGGAGATACGacatacgaaaataatattattttgtacattttatttttattcaaaacaagaAGGAAAGAGGGGCTCCTCAATTGCTTATTtcattaatctataatttattgtcttaATATTCATCATTATATCAAACgatgtttaatacaatatggCCAAAAAAGTTCATAACGCaaacaaaaaacatttgttattattacggagtaaataattaatataaccaaTCGATGGGCGCCAGTGGACTAAGAATTCATTATTaaactacattatttaataatcattttataaaaaatacttctaatattattgtttgttaacaaaaaaaaaaaaacactacgcGGTGATTAAGATTTAGAGCCAAATCGTTTTAAGATGGCGCAACACTCAAATTTGTTGTTTCCATCTAACAAAtgcgtaacatagcaaatttacgttcAACAGTTCACGTTTAGCTTCATTACCTTTACCTAGTTCAAAAATTAGTGTTTGCATattgtatgttaatttttaacgatagttaaattttaagcaAATTTAACGTATGTAAAAAAAggataggtaatttaaaaatgctcatcactcgctaaaaatttgaattatatctattttcaatacctacatataatctTTATACAGCgaagtttcataatattttgacactaataattatttaagaacataataataattgaaaattaatctaCTTGAACAATTTACCTGGTTgcgttaaaacttaatttaagcCAATCACCAAACACAGATACCCAAGTACAATCTTGTATTTTTCGGTGTCTTTTTTTAATAAGGTATAAGACAAACTCGACAACTATGTAGTCATCCCTACTTTGATAGGCTGACTTTTTTGTTGagtgatcttttttttttgaagtataAGGTTTTTGATGGTGATATCATTACTTTTTGGTTCAGCATAGAGGGCGTTGTATTTATTCTTTCTAAAGGCACTGCTGTAATGCTGTACTGAAGTGAGTATGTCTGTCtagaattttttattgtgttaataaaaaaaaagaaacgcgaaataattgtaaaactaatGAATCAACATACGCCGACCTTTTTGAGATATCTACAGGAGGTATATTCTAAACGGCAATGTTCATTTTTCTATCTATTTAGTATCCAGCAGAGACGCATAGCAATCATTACTTTAGAAACTGTTTTCAGGCAAATAACATAGAAAATCAAGAATAATACGACAAATAACTATTTACAAttcaaaattgattataaatccaATGGTTTATATCAttgagatatattttttttaagtgaatcaatataaaatataatataatattataaattgcttCGTAGATTagattatagatttctgaaaaatatattacataagtatCAAACAAAGAATTTATAAAAGTCACAAGACaagatttacaataatttatattattatttaataatttcaagtttcaccatattaatatattatcatcaaattaGTTTTTGTACAGGATGTAATTGTTCAtttcattatacattaaaatctatttagtaatatattaagtgcattaaatatattcatcataTTCACATTAGCACCTTAAAACTTGTACTtgctttataaaattgttattcttattatgtatcctataacaaatattagctattaaatatatttaatttcaactgTACTATGGACctaccaaaatataattatttgtttatacttagtaagtaaatatttaaaactcaaCAACAAAGCAGCAACATACTTGGACAGcttttgatttttgtatattaaatactgCTAAGTTTATGGTCATCATTATACtgcataaaaaccatttaatatattatatacaattcacAAGTATTAGCGGATTGGTCAGATAAGatcaatgaataattttaaattgatagttgcataaaatgaaatacattttaaaataactgaatatatgcatttatttttatcactgaatttatattttacataatatttgtgttatgatatgttaaataaaatattaagtaatatttagtGATTGACTATGTTATATTCTGTGCTATGATAAagtgaaattttaaatagtaaatctaataaaaataataataaataatatctgaagaaaacagtaatgtttaaaatatttttatttttcacaataaaaatcttaaacacaagtaaaacatttttatacacttGTTGTATTTAACAGTTGTACAAATACATGTATTATCTATGATTAACAAGTACAACAGAATGTAAacacaataaacattaatacattatacataatattattttcaacaggGCACAGCCaacatttactttaaaattcgtCATAGTTGTCATTAAacaagtagtaaaaaaaaaataaaaggacttaaatataaaaggtataacatcaacataatataagcaactaaaattaatcaaactCAACTTAAATCACTTGGGTTGCttagacataatattttcaatatctaCTATTTCTTTAGGGCAATCTTCACTTAACACCTCAATACTGTTTTCAGTAATCAACACGTCATCTTCTATTCGTATACCCAATCCAAGGAATTCTTCATGaactcttatattatttttacttacataaacacctacaataaataatcttatacaGTTTAAGTCACACACTTTATGGGaggtttaagaaaatattagaatattaaaactaacctGGTTCCACTGTGATTATAAAACCAGGTTCTGTCTTAACACTTTTTTTGACTGTACCAATATCGTGTACGTCCATTCCCAAATAATGACTAACATGATGAGGGCACAATGCACGAGCCAACTAAAAATACCAATAATCTTTTTTAttcttgtattttatgttttgttgaaataaaataatctttatcatttttaaatacttaccaTATTTAACTCTGAaggatcaacattttttttaaatacatgggCTGCTGCCAAGGCTTTTCCTAATTTAAAACACATGGCTTCATACAATGTATCTAATGATGGACGTTCTTGACACATGTCAATCAATTCTTTTTGAACACATAGAGTAGCTTCATACAATGTCTTTTGAGCGTCAGAAAACCATCCATTTGCTGGCCATGTTCGAGATATATCACTCGAATATCCATGATATTCACAGCCTAATTAATCAAATATggttaattattgttaacactgttaaaacttaaattaaataactatggatattaaaattataactgtaacataaacattaaacataatatggtacataataaattgtacatgaATATTGATTTAATCTTACCAGCATCTACAAGAATTAAATCTCCATCcttgattttttgtttattatcaatGTAATGCAAGGTATTAGCATTATTTCCAGTAGCAACCACTGGAGGATAAGCAAGATATTCAGCTCCACCCATTCGACATTCATAGTCTAATCTAGCATAGAGTTCATGTTCTGTAGACCCTGGTTTTGTTGACATCATTGCTTTAATAAATGCTTTAGAAGCTATTTGACAACTTTGTCGCATTAAACTTTGTTCAGCTAATGACTTATATAAGCGTAATTTGTGACAATGATCGACCAAACTATCATCCAActgcaaaaaaaattattatgaaatataaaaattcaaaacaccccatagtttgaacaaataaataatatttaattaaataacagaaaataataataaaagataatgaTCAGTTGTCAATTACCTAAGATGAACTCACATAAATTGAATTTTCTGCAGCAGCATTATTAACAGTCCTATCAACAATACTTTgtactttttgtttttgattgtaCCATAGAACACAATTATTATGACCTTTAAGTTCAGACATTATGAATTCTGAAAGCTGTGGTAATGTTTTGCCATCATCAACACCAAAAATTGATGGTGCACACTCAGCTTCTGCAAACAAAATATTCTAAACAGTTACATGAActgttaaatatattgtaatcacCTACTTGTACTAGGTCCATTCCACAATTCAGACTGAGGATCATAAGGCTTAAGAAATAGAGTTGATGTAAAGTTATCAACAGAATTACCACACAAAACCAAAGCACAGTCAGTTTCTTGGCAtccactaaaatataaaaaatccgTATTTTGTCTAAACGGATATGGAATATGGTCAGACATATATTGCCTAACGGCTGACGGTATAACAATTACATGGTAAAAATCTTTTCTTGTACTCAATACAGATTCTATTAACTTGCGCCTTCTAATCATAAATTCTTCTTTTTGTATACCGGGGACAagctgaaatatataatttgttttaactatattttattaggttcATTTTACACAGTCGTTTCTTTAAATACTCACTTCACCCTTCATCACTAAATGGGGATGAGATTCGTCAGTGGGTTGACCACAAATCAACGGTGTtttcactatattttttatactcatcTGGTGTATACATCTACTACTATTTGACCAAAATTCTGTCAATTTCCCTGCATCAAAATGTCAAACACATTATGTCCATAACATTTAATGAAagcaatttatagaaaaaaaaaaaaatttattaaattatctcaCCTGCATAATTACTCAAACACAATAATCGGGTACgaggatacatttttattaaatttaataaatacaacacaatattaaaaaccTCTTAAAATTGACAAATTCAGACATTCAGTAAAAATCTTGAAAGAGATTCTTTTGAAAAAATCATATTGGCAGGTATAGTGTATCCAAACCAGCGAAAATATTATCGTAGAACACTGAAGTATTTTTTATCAACGGTTACCGTTTTGACCAccttatgattttataatttgttattataaataacaaaaaaatgcttcttatattatactgggcactaaaataatacatgttcaaacatttcaaactcTAAATACtcaataaacaattaacaatcCAATTCTTGAATGTgaatcaataaattttatttttaaaaaattaaaattacctataacttttatcataaattattaatctttaCCTTTATCCTACCCAAGGTATCTTGATCCTACCACAGAATCCTACCACTGAATATAATAAgacaacacaataattattatttattgatgaacTGGTAACTCTACCCAGCCCCGGCAATACACGTGAGGttcaaaatttttattggttatatcattttatagaaatgtacaatgataacaaaatattcaaaataataaataggtattaatatttaaaaattctgtgtagtgtgtatcttcgaacaactaacaagtaagcaataagtattgttattacataaattatagcatgtaatacatttttttatgtatggcTAAACCacgattaaatatatactttttttagatattttttaaacataatatcttatattttgttGCAGTTATAAACTAACAAAAATTCAACCAAGACTTTTAAGCATGGGGTCCGTTGcagaattcaaaaaattattcgaaAAATTTTTACAGGAAAATAAATGTCCAACTGGAGAAATTgtgaaaaagaaatattattttcctgTTGATCAGTTAAA
This genomic window contains:
- the LOC132921376 gene encoding xaa-Pro aminopeptidase 3-like, which produces MYPRTRLLCLSNYAGKLTEFWSNSSRCIHQMSIKNIVKTPLICGQPTDESHPHLVMKGELVPGIQKEEFMIRRRKLIESVLSTRKDFYHVIVIPSAVRQYMSDHIPYPFRQNTDFLYFSGCQETDCALVLCGNSVDNFTSTLFLKPYDPQSELWNGPSTKAECAPSIFGVDDGKTLPQLSEFIMSELKGHNNCVLWYNQKQKVQSIVDRTVNNAAAENSIYLDDSLVDHCHKLRLYKSLAEQSLMRQSCQIASKAFIKAMMSTKPGSTEHELYARLDYECRMGGAEYLAYPPVVATGNNANTLHYIDNKQKIKDGDLILVDAGCEYHGYSSDISRTWPANGWFSDAQKTLYEATLCVQKELIDMCQERPSLDTLYEAMCFKLGKALAAAHVFKKNVDPSELNMLARALCPHHVSHYLGMDVHDIGTVKKSVKTEPGFIITVEPGVYVSKNNIRVHEEFLGLGIRIEDDVLITENSIEVLSEDCPKEIVDIENIMSKQPK